TCCGGCGGCCGCTTTTCATCCATTCGCGCAACACGGTGTTGATGCCGCTCGTCACCGCCCGACTATTCAGCACCTCTTTCCACACCGGGGGGCCCTTGGGCTCGGCGGGCGCCGGCATCGGCGGCAGCTCGTAATCCGTTGGCACGGGCGGTAAATCAGATCCTGGAACCGAAGGCGGTTGTGCGCCCGAGGGAACCGCGGGTGGCGGCTCGGTGGGCTGCTCGACCGTCTGGCCGTACTTGGCCTGCAACTGGCTCTCCTTGGCCGCGGCAGTGACGGCGTCTGTGCCGATGGCCGCCATCAGCGACCTGGGCACCCGCATGCGGGTCCACGCGACCGGGGTGGGCGCGCCCTTTTCCGACAGCACCGTGACCACGGCCTCGCCGATACCCAACGACGTCAGCGCCGACTCCAGGTCATAGACATCGGTTTTCGGGTAGGTGCGGACCGTCTTGCTGAGCGCCTTCTGGTCGTCGGGGGTGAATGCGCGTAGCGCGTGCTGGATGCGGGCACCCAACTGAGACAACACGTCATTGGGTAGATCGGTGGGCAGCTGGGTGCAGAAGAACACCCCGACGCCCTTGGAGCGAATCAGCTTGACCGTTTGCTCGACTTGTTCGAGGAAAGCCTTAGACGCGTCGGAGAACAGCAGGTGCGCCTCGTCGAAGAAGAACACCAGTTTGGGTTTGTCGATATCCCCGACCTCATCAAGCTGAGTGAAAAGGTCAGCCAGCAACCACATCAGGAAGGTCGAGAAGATGACCGGACGCACCGATTGACCGCTGAATTCGAGCAAAGAGATGATGCCGTGGCCCTGGTTGTCGGTGCGCAGCAGATCTTGGGGGTCGAGCTTGGGCTCGCCGAAGAACGTATCGCCGCCTTCGCCTTCAAGATTCACCAACGCCCGCAGGATGACGCCCGCCGTCGTCGACGACACCCCGCCTAGCGACTTGAGGTCGGCTTTGCCCTCCTCGCTGGTCAGGTAGCTGATAGTGTCGCGCAACTGCCCCAGAGTGACCAGCGGACGCTTGTCTTTGGCCCAGTGGAAGATCAACCCTAACGTCGACTCTTGAGTCGCGTTGAGCCCCAACACTTTCGACAAGAGCACCGGCCCGAAGCTGTCGACAGTGGCGCGTACCGGCACCCCGATTCCGCCGGTCCCGAGCGACAGGAACTCGACCGGGAATCCCTGCGGCTCCCAGTTGTCCCCGGTGTCCTTGGCGCGTGCAGCGGTCCGGTCGGTGCGCTCGCCGGGGCGCGACAGTCCGGACAGGTCACCCTTCACGTCGGCCATGAACACCGGCACTCCCGCCGCGCTGAGCTGTTCGGCGATCAGCTGCAGCGTCTTGGTCTTGCCGGTTCCGGTGGCCCCGGCCACCAGGCCGTGCCGGTTCACCGTGGCCAGCGGGATGCGAACCTGGGCGGTCGGGTCGGCTTGCCCGTCGACCACCACCGTGCCCAACTCCAAGGCCTGACCTTCGAGGGCGTAACCTGCGGCGATTGTCTTGGCGGGGGTCTCTGCCGATTCAGCGCTCATCGTGCCGCGTCCTTCCCGTGCCGTTGAAAGCAACGCGGCTCACACTACTTGCCTGGTCCCGGACGGGTCCGAGCAGCGCGCGGCCTTGATGTGGGCTTAGTGTGTGCGCTGTGCGCGACGAAATGGTGTGGATCGACTGCGAGATGACCGGGCTGGACCTGGGCTCGGACAAGTTGATCGAAATTGCCGCCTTGGTCACCGACGCCGATCTGAACATTCTGGGCGAGGGCATCGACGTGGTGATCCACGCCGAGGAGGCCGCGTTGTCCTCGATGATCGATGTGGTCAAGGAGATGCATGCACGATCCGGCCTGACCGACGAGGTCAAGGCCTCGGCTGTCGACGTCGCCACCGCCGAGGCCATGGTGCTCGACTACATCCACGAACATGTCAAGCAGCCCAAGACCGCGCCGCTGGCCGGTAACTCGATCGCCACCGACCGCTCCTTCATCGCCCGCGACATGCCGACCCTGGATTCTTTCCTGCATTACCGGATGATCGACGTCAGCTCGATCAAGGAACTCTGTCGGCGCTGGTACCCGCGGATCTACTTCGGGCAGCCCCCCAAGGGGCTCGCGCACCGGGCCCTGGCCGATATCCACGAATCCATCCGGGAACTGCAGTACTACCGTCGCACCGCTTTTGTGCCCCAGCCCGGGCCTTCCACCAGCGAAATCGCGATGGCCGTCGCGAGTCTTGAGACCGCAGCCGACGCACCGGCGGGAAACGATTCGGCCGACGAGCACCCGAGCGGTTAATATCGACGTCGCCGCTTGTTCGTTGGGTCGGCCAGCGGTCGTGGTGGGTGTAGTTCAGTTGGTAGAGCGTCAGGTTGTGATCCTGAATGTCGCGGGTTCGAGTCCCGTCACTCACCCCACAGGTCAGAGGGTGTTTAGCCCTCTGACCTTTTATTTTCGGCCGGCCGACAACGCTGACCAGCAAAGAAATTGATCCACCCACCAGCGAGGGCGGGATCAACGCGGACGTGGCCGGCCTTGCTGACCAATACCTCGGTGCCCACGTTTCCCGTACCTCGGTGCCCACGTTTCCCGCCTTCGCCGCCTCCAACACCGCGACGTGGTTCGACCTCCACGCCTCGCGCGACCTGTTCGCGAAGGCGCCCACAGGGGCCGAATGGCAGAACTAGCTCGCCGGCCAAACCCGCCTCGCGCTCTCCCCGCGGGACGCCTGCGCGCGGTTACGGAACGCCTTGGAACAGGTCAAAGGGCCACAGCAAACGACGAATAAACGACGAGTCGGAGAAATAGATGCTTAAAAGCAATCGGGCCAAAACGCTTGTGGGACAACGTGATAATTATTCGAAGCCAGCTAAGGTCAACCGCAACGCGTGCTCCATCTCCACGTACATCGGCGGGCTTGGGAAGTCCGTCGCGGTCAACCAGCGGTCGATGACGAACCGGATGGTCGCCAGGCTGGTGTGGACCAGCAGTGCCGGGCGGATGTCGGCCGACGCGTCGACGCCCATTCGGGCAGCGACGTGCTCGACGAACTTGCGGTAATCGTCTTCGCTTACCAGTGCCGTCTTCTTCAGCAGGTGCGGCGCAGTCGCGACGGCCCGCTGCCAGGTATCTAAATTGACTTCGCTGGCGATCTTGGCGTGTTCGACGAAGAGGTCGATCAACGCTTCGACGGCTGACTGCCCTGCCGGCCGGGCACTGTAGGACATAACGATCTCGCTGATGGCATCCCGGACCGGATCGATCAGCAGACCTTCCTTTGTCGGCGCGTGCCGAAAATAGGTGCTGATCGAAATCCCGGCGGCAGAAGCGATGTCCTCGGTGGTCACTGCGTCGAACCCGCGCTCGGCGAATAGCTCGTGCGCGGTGTGCTGGATCTGTAGCAACAACTGGGCGCGTCGCCTGTCCCGCAACGACTCGGTATTTGCTGAGGACATGCCGTCACCCTCGTGTGTCTAATAGTGAACACGACATCGCAATCTCCGCATGCACGGTAGATGGGTGACTCTACACTATTGAAAGTGCCTATCAAGTAGGCTACCGTCATACCCCGAAACTCTATTAACCTGCAGAATTATGGGTACGTTGGCGCCCATGTAAATGGTGGTTCCGCCAACGGAACCAATCCTTCTGCTCGGCACTGATCGAATTCGATGGTGGGGAGAGTGTCGATGAAAATCGGTTTCGGGTTGTGATTGAATACATGCTGCGTTTGCTCGAACGGCCGCCGGTCGCGCTGATATGACCACGCACCCAGAACCCGATGTGCGCAACGAACGCCCTGACGAGGGCGTCGAGGCCATCAAGGACTGGGGCTACGGCTACGTCGATCGGCACCCGGTCGCCTCGCTGCGCACCGTCGGCGAGCAGTTCGTTCTCGGGGTGCGCACAGTCGAATGGTTCTTCAGAGATCTGTTCAGCCGGCGATTTCAATGGCAGGAGTTCGTGCGCCAAGGCGCGTTCATGGCCGGCACTGCCGTATTGCCGACGATCCTGGTGTCGCTGCCGATCAGCGTGACGCTGTCCATCCAGTTCGCGCTGCTGGCCGGGCAGGTGGGTGCCACGTCGCTGGCCGGCGCGGCCAGCGGGCTCGCGGTCATCCGGCAGGGCGCTTCCCTGGTGGCGGCGGTGTTAATGGCGGCTGCCGTCGGCTCAGCCATTACCGCCGACCTGGGTTCCCGAACAATGCGCGAAGAGACCGACGCCATGGAGGTGATGGGTGTATCGGTGATCCGCCGTTTGGTGGTACCCCGCTTCGCCGCCGCCATCATGATCGGCGTCGCGCTCACCGGCGTCGTCTGCTTCGTAGGCTTCTTCGCCAGCTACATGTTCAACGTGTACTTCCAGAACGGCGCACCCGGCAGCTTCGTCGCGACCTTCGCGTCGTTCGCCACCACTGGTGACATGATCCTGGCGCTGCTCAAGGCGGTCATCTTCGGTGCGATTGTGGCGATCGTGTCGGCGCAGAAAGGACTGTCCACCAAGGGGGGTCCGACGGGCGTCGCCAATTCGGTGAACGCGGCCGTCGTCGAATCGATCCTGCTGCTGATGATCGTCAACGTCGCCATCAGCCAGCTTTACATCATGCTGTCGCCCAGGACAGGGCTGTGACGTGACCGCTTCTCCCTATCTGCCCTTTGCGCCGGTCAGCGCGCGCCTGCTCCGGCTCTACCGCCGGTCGATCAAGCCGATCGAGCGGTTGGGACACATGCTGGTCTTCTTCGTTCGGGCACTGGCTGCCATCCCACTTACCCTGCGCCACTACAACGGCGAGTTTCTTCGCCTGCTCTCAAACATCACCTGGGGCAATGGCTCGATCGTGGTAGGTGGCGGCACCGCCGGCGTTGCCGTTGTTCTCGGCGTGACCGTTGGCGCCCTGGTCGGCATCGAGGGTTACAATTTCCTCGACCTGCTTGGCCTGGGACCGGCGACCGGTTTCATTTCGTCGTTAGTCAACACCAGGGAGTTGGCGCCGCTGATGGCGGCGATGGCGTTCGCGATGCAGGGCGGTTGCCGATTCACTGCGCAGCTGGGATCGATGCGGATCGCCGAAGAGATCGATGCCATGGAATCGATTGCGATCCGGCCGATTCCGTACCTGGTGACCACCCGTCTGATCGCTTCCGTGATCGCGATGATTCCGCTGTACGCGGCGTGTCTGGCCATCGGTTACCTGACCACTCAGGTAGTCGTCCAGATAAGCAGCGGCGGATCCACGGGGTCCTACCTGCATTACTTCGCGTTGATGCTGGACGGCAAGGACATCATCTATTCGTTGTTCAAGGCGATCATTTTCGTCTGGATCGCCTCGACCGTGCAGTGCTACTTCGGCTTCTATGCCAGTGGTGGCCCCGAGGGTGTTGGGGTCGCGGCCGGGCACGGTATGCGGGCCAGCATCACCGTAATGATCATGGTCAACATGCTGCTCACCATGGCGTTGTGGGGAGTCGACTCCGGCGCTAGGTTCGGTGGTTAGCTTGAACGCCAACTCATTTGACGTCGACGGGCGCGGACCGTCAGACCGGCAGCTGTTCGGCTGCGGTCTGGCGGTGGTGGTGGTCGCCTCGCTTGTCACCGCCGGGCTGCTGTTCAAATCAACCGGACGCCTCGACAACTACGTCCCGGTTGTGGCCGATCTGGTCAACGTAGGTGACGGCCTGCCGCAGAAATCGGACGTCAAGTACCACGGGGTGCTCGTCGGCATGGTCGACGACGTGGTGCCCGCCGAACACGGCAGACCCAACTTTGTCCACATCAACTTGAAACCCGGTTACGCCAAGTCGATTCCGGCTGCGGTAACCGCACGCGTAGTACCCAGCAACGTGTTCGCCGTATCGTCGGTTCAACTGGTCGGCAATGGACCCGGACCGATCATCCGACCGGGTGCGCATATCCAGGAGGACAAGAACCTGCCGACGGTGTTGTTCCAAACCACCATCAGCAAGTTGCGTGACCTGCTCGCCGCCACCGGTCGCGGCCGGGAGGACAGGTCGGTGGGCATTTTGGCGGCGCTCGGAGCGGCCACCGACCACCGTCGGCCGGCGCTGCTACGCAGCGGCAAGCAGCTGACTCGTGTTATCGACGAACTGAATTCGATCGTCAGCACCGACGCTGGGCCGTCGACGGTGTCGGCGTTGCTCGACGCGACGCAGGGACTGCAGGCGACCGCGCCCGATCTGCTCGACGCGTTGCACGAGGCGGTCGGGCCGATGCAGACCTTCGCCGAAACGCGGGGACAACTGACCGGGCTGCTCGGCGACGCGCGATCCACGCTGGGAACCGTGCACGACTCCTTCGACCACCATATGGACCAGCTCATCCGAATCTCTTCTGAACTCACACCGGTGGTTGGCGTGCTAGCAATGCGCTCCAACAACTTTCTGCCCGCGGTGGTCAAGCTGAACAATCTGGCCAGGAAGTTCATGGAAGAGGTCTGGGACCCCCAATTGGGGGTGGGCAACATGAGAGCCCGGCTTTCGTTTAGTCAGACCTTCGCCTACTCCCGCGCCGATTGTCCACACTACGGTGAACTGAAGGGACCTAGCTGCTTCACCGCGCCACTGGTGCCGAACAAGCCTGCTCTGCCGGAATCGCTTCTCCCGCAGAACTATCAGCCACCCAAGAGTCTGGCGCCACCGCCGGGCACGGTGGTGGGCCCGGACGGCAATCTGGTAGTGGTCGGCCCGCCGATGACGATCCCTAATCCCAGCCTCGAAGACCGCAATCCGCCACTTCCGCCGTTCACGCCCCCGTCACCACCGATCCGGACCGGTGTCAACCCCGACGAACCCGATCCGGCTCCGCCGGCGCACGGGCCTGTCCCCCCGCCACCCCTGCTGGGACCGCCGGCGCCGGGATCAGTGGCCCCGTCATCCTTCGGTGGCAATGTCGGTCCGGTCGGCAGCGACTACGAGCGGACCATGTTGGGCGTCATCACCGGTCGACCTGCCACCGCCGCCACCGAACTGTTGTTGGGACCTGTTGCCCGCGGCACCACGGTGTCGCTGGTTCATCCCCCGGCGAGCGGGGAGGCCAAGTGAGATTTCGCGGCCCCTTGATCGGCCTGTCCCTATTCATGGTGATCGCCGTGGTATTGACGTGGCTGGTGTATTCGAGCCTGCGCCGCGACGTCGCGGGCGACACCGAACCGTATTCGGCAATGTTCACCGACGTGTACGGGCTGCGGGAGGGCGATGACGTCCGGATGGCCGGTGTTCGAGTGGGCCGAGTCGAAAAGGTTGAACTTACAGGCAAACTCGCAAAAGTCTCTTTCGTGGTGCAGCAGGAGCAGCACCTGTTCGGCAACACCGTGGCGTCGGTGACGTATCAGAATATCGTCGGGCAGCGTTACCTTGGGCTGTCACTTGGAAAAGACGGGAGCCACGCTCAGGTCCCGCCCGGTAGCACCATCCCCGTCGAGCGGACCGACCCGTCGTTTGACGTCACCGCGCTGCTCAATGGCTACGAGCCGCTGTTTAGCCTGCTCAACCCGCGCGACGCCGACAATCTGACCAAGGGCGTCCTGGAGTCGCTGCAGGGCGACACCGCCTCGATTACCACGCTGATCTCCCAAACCTCAACTCTCACCGAAACGTTCGCCGGACGAGATCAGGCACTCGGTGATGTGATCACCAACCTCAATAAGGTGGTCGTCAACCTCGCCGCGCAGAACGACAACCTCGACGGTGTGATTACCCAGACCCGAGAGGTGGTCGCTGCCCTCGACCAGCGGCGACCGGAGTTGCAGGCCTCGATGGGTTCGGTGGCACGGATGATGGGCAATCTGGCCAAGGCTGCCCGTGACGACTACCCGGCGCTGCGTCAGTTCATCGACCGCCAACCCGGAGTCACCCGGCATGTGCTGAATATCGAACCGCAGGTGGCGTTCTTCGGCGACAACGTGCCGCTGCTGCTCAAAGGCCTGACGCGGATCTCCAACCAGGGCGCCTACGGCAACGCCTACCTGTGCGACGTCAACATCTTCGGATTCTTCCCCGGTCTCAACGACGTCGTGCCGATCATCGTCAACGCTGCCACCCCCGGTAACCGGGCCATGCACACACCGAGATGCAGGAATGTCGGCGATGAGTGATATGACCAGGTGGCAGCGGATCCGCAGACGTCCGCTGGAGAGTTACAGCAAGACGTGGCTCGGTTCGATCGCGGTGGCGGTGGTCGCCGTGCTGATCGGAACCATGCTGGCGATCCACACGTTCGGTGCCGGCTATCGGCACTACACCGCCGAATTCCTGCAGGCGGCATCGCTGCGGCCGGGCAACCCCATCACGGTGGCCGGAATCCCGGTGGGCGAGGTCACCAGTATGAAACTGGTCGGCGACCACGTCGAAGCCGGCCTGAAAATCAAGAATAGTGTTGCCCTGGGTAAGGATTCGAAAGCCTCAATCCGGGTGACGACCATCCTCGGCTCGCGCTATCTATCTTTGGCGCCCGACGGCGCGGGGTCGCTGCCCAACAACACATTCGACCTATCGCACACCGAAGTCCCTTACGATCTGCAAGCTGCATTGCAAGACGCCACAACCACTTTCGAGCAGGTCGACTCCGACCGGTTTGCGCAATCGCTGACGGTGCTCGGCAAGCAAATGCGGGGTCTGCCCGAAGTGGTGCCGCAGGCCATGGCCAATATTGAGACCTTGTCGTCAATCATCGCGCAGCGCCGCGACCAGCTCGGCCAGTTGCTCAAGAGCACCGAGCAGGTCAGCAACACGCTGCGCCGCCAGCAGGCCGGCATCGGCAACCTAGTCGACCAGGCCCAGGACCTGCTGGGCCACTTCGTCGCGCGGCGCGCGGTGTTCCACGCCCTGATGCAATCGATCACCACCCTGGTTGACACGATGAACCAGATCGTGGTCAACGACCGATCCGGGGTGGACACGCTGCTGAAAGACATGCACGAGTTCACCGATCTGATGGCCAAACACGACGATCTGCTGCGTAACCTGCTACAGGTCACTCCGGTCTTCGCCCGGCAAGCGACCAACCTCACCGGTGACGCGAACGCGGTCAGCTTCAACGCGCCCAGCGCCTTGCTTATCGACTCGTGGATGTGCGCCATCAGTGGCCGCGCCAAACAGTTCGGCATGATTCCCTACTTCAAGGACTGCAAGTGAGACGTCTGCGAACCCGGTTTAGCGGCAAGGTGATCGCCGTCGCGGCAGTAGTGGCGTGCGCAGCCGCCGCGGTCGGCCTCGGCGGGTGGTACCTGAGCTCGCGTTCGCAACCAATGACGGTGACCGCCCAGTTCGACAGTGCCACCGGCTTGTACGAGGGCAATGTTGTTGCGGTACTTGGTATGCCAGTCGGTAAAGTCGTGAGGATAACCCCTAAGGGAGGTTACGTCGAAGTTCAGTTCACCGTCGATCGAAACGTCAAAGTGCCGGCCGACGCCCAAGCCGTCACCGTGTCGACCTCTATCCTTACCGACCGGCAGATTGAGCTGACACCGCCTTACCGTGGCGGCCCTGCGCTGCAGAACCATGACACCATCGGGCTGACCCGTACCAAGACGCCTGTCGAGTTCAGCCGAGTCCTGGCCGTTCTCAACAAGGTAACCAAATCGCTGGAGGGCGACGGCCACGGCAACGGTCCCGTTGGCGATGTGATCAACGCCGGTGCCGAAGTGGTCAGCGGCAACGGAGCGAAGATCAAGGCGGCGCTCGACGAATTGTCCAGGGCACTGCGACTGAGCAGCGACGGCGGCGCCCAAACTCGCCAGCAGATCACCACGATTGTCAAGAATCTCAGCTCGTTGTTCGACGCGGCCGCCAACAACGACACCAAGCTGCGCGAATTCGCCTCGACCATCCATCAGGTCAGCCAGATACTCGCCGACGAGGACCTCGGCACCGGCACCACCGGCAAGAAACTCGACCAATTGGTGCAACGTGCGGGCAACCTGCTCGACGCCAACCGCGACATCATCAAACAAGCGCTGCTCGGCGGCAACTCGCTGGCCAAGACGCTGGTCGACGAGCGTCGCGGTCTGGCCGAAACTTTGGATCTGGCTCCGATGTTGGCCGACAACGCCTATAACATGGTGGACCGGGAAAACGGCGCTGTGCGAGCGCATTTCCTCACTGACCGAATGATTTTCGACAGCCAGCTGACCAAAGAGGTCTGCAACCTGATGGGTCTTCGTCAACTCGGATGCAGCACCGGCACCATTCAGGATTTCGGGCCGGACTTTGGATTGACCTACGTGTTGGATGGCCTGGCGGCCATGGGTCAGCGATGACGGGCCGGCGCACAAGAACTGCCGCAGCGGTCGCCGCCGTTGCGATTGCTAGTTCCGCTTGTGCCACCAACGGCCTTGCCAGCCTTCCCCTTCCGGCTCCGGGCCTGGGATCGGGAGGATACATGCTCACCGCGGTGTTCTCCAACGCGCTCAACCTGCCGATGAACGCCAAGGTAAAACTTGCCGGGGCAGATGTGGGTCAGGTCGAGTCGATGGTGGCGCGAAACTATACGGCGGTCACCACCATTCGGATCCGCGACGGTGTCCTGCTACCCAAGGGCAGCACCGCCGAGCTGCGCACCGCGACTCCGCTGGGCGACGTGTTCGTGTCTGTACGGCCGCCGGCCGAAGTAGACGCCAACACACCGATGCTGAAGAACGGAGACACCATCGGCCTGGAGTCGACGGCAGCGGCTGCGACCGTCGAATCGGTGCTCAGTTCGGCCGCGATCCTGGTAAACGGCGGCGCGGTACGCAATTTCACCAACATCATCAACGGGTTCGGCCGCGCCACCGGGGACCAGGGCCACGCGTTCGGTCAACTGATCAGCAAGTCCAATCAACTGCTGCACACGATGGACGCCCGGTCGGGGCAAATCTCGCACGCCCTGACCGAATTGTCCCGGCTCAGCCAGCAACTCGACACCAAGAACCAGACCCTCACCGATCTGATGGCGGCGGCCAGCCCCGGCACCAATGCCCTGGCCGCCAACACTACCGAATTCTCCAATCTGCTCGTCCAGTTGGGTGACACCAGCCGGATGCTGTCGAGGTTCCCGTCGCTGGGTGGCACCGATACCAGCGGCCGCAGCGTGATTCAAGACCTCAACACCCTGGCCGGGGCGGCCAACGACGTCGCCGTGAGCCCCGACACCAGCTTGCTGACGCTAAACCGGATGATGCCCGCGCTCATCAAATCGACTGCGGGGAACGCAATCTCGGTGCACGTCGGCGTTGACCAACTGGTCCTGGGAGCGATCCCCGACATCGGCTTCCCCGGCGACAGAGGCCTGCACGGACCGACCAGGTTCACTTGGAACGAATTCGTGGGCTCCCTCAAGTACACCCTGTTCCGCCTGCAGGAACGGGTGGTTGGCCGCGGACCGGACTCGGTACAGGTACCAGTGATGCCGGACCCGAACGTCCCCGGCGGCATGATCATCGGATCGGCCCCCGGCGTACCACCACCGCCCGGCGCGAGCGCGCCGGCACCGGAACTACCGGGTCCACTGACACCGGGACCGCCGCCATGATCGAGTCGTTCGCCGGCACCATCGTCCGAATGGTACGGGCTGCGCACCGCCGACAAGTCTGGCTATCGGTGGCGGGCTTGGCACTCACCCTCATCGTCGC
The nucleotide sequence above comes from Mycobacterium vicinigordonae. Encoded proteins:
- a CDS encoding helicase HerA-like domain-containing protein, producing the protein MSAESAETPAKTIAAGYALEGQALELGTVVVDGQADPTAQVRIPLATVNRHGLVAGATGTGKTKTLQLIAEQLSAAGVPVFMADVKGDLSGLSRPGERTDRTAARAKDTGDNWEPQGFPVEFLSLGTGGIGVPVRATVDSFGPVLLSKVLGLNATQESTLGLIFHWAKDKRPLVTLGQLRDTISYLTSEEGKADLKSLGGVSSTTAGVILRALVNLEGEGGDTFFGEPKLDPQDLLRTDNQGHGIISLLEFSGQSVRPVIFSTFLMWLLADLFTQLDEVGDIDKPKLVFFFDEAHLLFSDASKAFLEQVEQTVKLIRSKGVGVFFCTQLPTDLPNDVLSQLGARIQHALRAFTPDDQKALSKTVRTYPKTDVYDLESALTSLGIGEAVVTVLSEKGAPTPVAWTRMRVPRSLMAAIGTDAVTAAAKESQLQAKYGQTVEQPTEPPPAVPSGAQPPSVPGSDLPPVPTDYELPPMPAPAEPKGPPVWKEVLNSRAVTSGINTVLREWMKSGRRKR
- the orn gene encoding oligoribonuclease, which codes for MRDEMVWIDCEMTGLDLGSDKLIEIAALVTDADLNILGEGIDVVIHAEEAALSSMIDVVKEMHARSGLTDEVKASAVDVATAEAMVLDYIHEHVKQPKTAPLAGNSIATDRSFIARDMPTLDSFLHYRMIDVSSIKELCRRWYPRIYFGQPPKGLAHRALADIHESIRELQYYRRTAFVPQPGPSTSEIAMAVASLETAADAPAGNDSADEHPSG
- a CDS encoding TetR/AcrR family transcriptional regulator, coding for MSSANTESLRDRRRAQLLLQIQHTAHELFAERGFDAVTTEDIASAAGISISTYFRHAPTKEGLLIDPVRDAISEIVMSYSARPAGQSAVEALIDLFVEHAKIASEVNLDTWQRAVATAPHLLKKTALVSEDDYRKFVEHVAARMGVDASADIRPALLVHTSLATIRFVIDRWLTATDFPSPPMYVEMEHALRLTLAGFE
- a CDS encoding MlaE family ABC transporter permease, which produces MTTHPEPDVRNERPDEGVEAIKDWGYGYVDRHPVASLRTVGEQFVLGVRTVEWFFRDLFSRRFQWQEFVRQGAFMAGTAVLPTILVSLPISVTLSIQFALLAGQVGATSLAGAASGLAVIRQGASLVAAVLMAAAVGSAITADLGSRTMREETDAMEVMGVSVIRRLVVPRFAAAIMIGVALTGVVCFVGFFASYMFNVYFQNGAPGSFVATFASFATTGDMILALLKAVIFGAIVAIVSAQKGLSTKGGPTGVANSVNAAVVESILLLMIVNVAISQLYIMLSPRTGL
- a CDS encoding MlaE family ABC transporter permease, whose amino-acid sequence is MTASPYLPFAPVSARLLRLYRRSIKPIERLGHMLVFFVRALAAIPLTLRHYNGEFLRLLSNITWGNGSIVVGGGTAGVAVVLGVTVGALVGIEGYNFLDLLGLGPATGFISSLVNTRELAPLMAAMAFAMQGGCRFTAQLGSMRIAEEIDAMESIAIRPIPYLVTTRLIASVIAMIPLYAACLAIGYLTTQVVVQISSGGSTGSYLHYFALMLDGKDIIYSLFKAIIFVWIASTVQCYFGFYASGGPEGVGVAAGHGMRASITVMIMVNMLLTMALWGVDSGARFGG
- a CDS encoding MlaD family protein is translated as MNANSFDVDGRGPSDRQLFGCGLAVVVVASLVTAGLLFKSTGRLDNYVPVVADLVNVGDGLPQKSDVKYHGVLVGMVDDVVPAEHGRPNFVHINLKPGYAKSIPAAVTARVVPSNVFAVSSVQLVGNGPGPIIRPGAHIQEDKNLPTVLFQTTISKLRDLLAATGRGREDRSVGILAALGAATDHRRPALLRSGKQLTRVIDELNSIVSTDAGPSTVSALLDATQGLQATAPDLLDALHEAVGPMQTFAETRGQLTGLLGDARSTLGTVHDSFDHHMDQLIRISSELTPVVGVLAMRSNNFLPAVVKLNNLARKFMEEVWDPQLGVGNMRARLSFSQTFAYSRADCPHYGELKGPSCFTAPLVPNKPALPESLLPQNYQPPKSLAPPPGTVVGPDGNLVVVGPPMTIPNPSLEDRNPPLPPFTPPSPPIRTGVNPDEPDPAPPAHGPVPPPPLLGPPAPGSVAPSSFGGNVGPVGSDYERTMLGVITGRPATAATELLLGPVARGTTVSLVHPPASGEAK
- a CDS encoding MCE family protein; this encodes MRFRGPLIGLSLFMVIAVVLTWLVYSSLRRDVAGDTEPYSAMFTDVYGLREGDDVRMAGVRVGRVEKVELTGKLAKVSFVVQQEQHLFGNTVASVTYQNIVGQRYLGLSLGKDGSHAQVPPGSTIPVERTDPSFDVTALLNGYEPLFSLLNPRDADNLTKGVLESLQGDTASITTLISQTSTLTETFAGRDQALGDVITNLNKVVVNLAAQNDNLDGVITQTREVVAALDQRRPELQASMGSVARMMGNLAKAARDDYPALRQFIDRQPGVTRHVLNIEPQVAFFGDNVPLLLKGLTRISNQGAYGNAYLCDVNIFGFFPGLNDVVPIIVNAATPGNRAMHTPRCRNVGDE
- a CDS encoding MlaD family protein, whose product is MSDMTRWQRIRRRPLESYSKTWLGSIAVAVVAVLIGTMLAIHTFGAGYRHYTAEFLQAASLRPGNPITVAGIPVGEVTSMKLVGDHVEAGLKIKNSVALGKDSKASIRVTTILGSRYLSLAPDGAGSLPNNTFDLSHTEVPYDLQAALQDATTTFEQVDSDRFAQSLTVLGKQMRGLPEVVPQAMANIETLSSIIAQRRDQLGQLLKSTEQVSNTLRRQQAGIGNLVDQAQDLLGHFVARRAVFHALMQSITTLVDTMNQIVVNDRSGVDTLLKDMHEFTDLMAKHDDLLRNLLQVTPVFARQATNLTGDANAVSFNAPSALLIDSWMCAISGRAKQFGMIPYFKDCK
- a CDS encoding MCE family protein encodes the protein MRTRFSGKVIAVAAVVACAAAAVGLGGWYLSSRSQPMTVTAQFDSATGLYEGNVVAVLGMPVGKVVRITPKGGYVEVQFTVDRNVKVPADAQAVTVSTSILTDRQIELTPPYRGGPALQNHDTIGLTRTKTPVEFSRVLAVLNKVTKSLEGDGHGNGPVGDVINAGAEVVSGNGAKIKAALDELSRALRLSSDGGAQTRQQITTIVKNLSSLFDAAANNDTKLREFASTIHQVSQILADEDLGTGTTGKKLDQLVQRAGNLLDANRDIIKQALLGGNSLAKTLVDERRGLAETLDLAPMLADNAYNMVDRENGAVRAHFLTDRMIFDSQLTKEVCNLMGLRQLGCSTGTIQDFGPDFGLTYVLDGLAAMGQR
- a CDS encoding MlaD family protein codes for the protein MTGRRTRTAAAVAAVAIASSACATNGLASLPLPAPGLGSGGYMLTAVFSNALNLPMNAKVKLAGADVGQVESMVARNYTAVTTIRIRDGVLLPKGSTAELRTATPLGDVFVSVRPPAEVDANTPMLKNGDTIGLESTAAAATVESVLSSAAILVNGGAVRNFTNIINGFGRATGDQGHAFGQLISKSNQLLHTMDARSGQISHALTELSRLSQQLDTKNQTLTDLMAAASPGTNALAANTTEFSNLLVQLGDTSRMLSRFPSLGGTDTSGRSVIQDLNTLAGAANDVAVSPDTSLLTLNRMMPALIKSTAGNAISVHVGVDQLVLGAIPDIGFPGDRGLHGPTRFTWNEFVGSLKYTLFRLQERVVGRGPDSVQVPVMPDPNVPGGMIIGSAPGVPPPPGASAPAPELPGPLTPGPPP